GGTAATTCCCAGCATCCTCCCTCCTGACAAGGTCTATGGTGAGGGTGCTGTTGTCCTGAGAGAGAACCATTCTTTCCACGAACTTTAGACTCTGGCCATTAAAGAACCACTGGATGGAGACCCAGGATTATTTGTGGAGCAGGTCAGGACCACAGAGTCCTTATGTTCTGTGACTATGGCATTGTTGGCCTGGACAAAGGGCTGAGCCACTGGCTCTGTGGAGAAACACAGGAGGTGCTGGAAAGAAAATGGGCCTGGGGAATGGGGCCACACTACTTCCTCTGTGATGCCAGCCAGTCCAAGGGCCCCAGCGAGCTCTGTAAAGGTGCCCCAGAGGATATGGCCCTGCTGTCTGCAGAAGGCTGAGTGTCTTTGTCAGGTGACAATCTGCAAGGAGAGGGCTGTAcctccccctctgaccctcagtcATGTGTCTGCTCTGCCTGGACATCTCTGTAGTATCAGCACCAGGAACCTCTTAGCTCACGTGGCCAGCAGCCTCATTATCAGGAGGAATTCTT
This Ailuropoda melanoleuca isolate Jingjing unplaced genomic scaffold, ASM200744v2 unplaced-scaffold1527, whole genome shotgun sequence DNA region includes the following protein-coding sequences:
- the LOC117797841 gene encoding LOW QUALITY PROTEIN: carcinoembryonic antigen-related cell adhesion molecule 1-like (The sequence of the model RefSeq protein was modified relative to this genomic sequence to represent the inferred CDS: inserted 1 base in 1 codon) is translated as HSAFCRQQGHILWGTFTELAGALGLAGITEEVVWPHSPGPFSFQHLLCFSTEPVAQPFVQANNAIVTEHKDSVVLTCSTNNPGXSIQWFFNGQSLKFVERMVLSQDNSTLTIDLVRREDAGNYQCEVSNLVNYSKSDPIRLDVSCESTTGLPVGSIVGITVMVLVGLAL